The sequence below is a genomic window from Streptomyces sp. B21-105.
CCGGGTGTCGGCCGGGGGGCTGGCCGGGAGTCCGCCGGGGCCGGCGGCACCGGCACGCCCCAAGGGTGCCGCGTCGCATGCGTGGGTGGCTGGAAACAGCCCTGCCCCACGCACCCCGCGCGCTCGCCCGTCCGACAACTCCCCTACCGCGGCGGCCTCGTTGACGACTCACGAGGCCGCCGCGCCGTTCTTCGCTTCACCGGGGAAACGAGCGAACCACACCCGGTCCACCCCCGTGGCGCTCTCTCCACCCTCGATACACAGGCTGTGCTCGGAAAGCGGGCAGACACCGCTCACGGCGTCCCGCTCTCCGGGGCCGCCTTCTGGACAACAGATGAGGTTAGGCTAACCTACCTTCGAACCGTCCTCGGGTGATCCACCCCGTCCGAAAGTAGCCAGAGACATGTCCAACGTCAGAGCCGCCCGTCTCTCCCGCCGCGGCATCCTCGCCGCCGGTGGCGCCCTCGGCCTCGGCGCCGCGCTCGCAGCCTGCGGGGACGAGGACGCGACGGCCACGGGCTCCGGATCGCCGGCGAGCGCCTCCGCCAAGTCCGGTCCCTGGAGCTTCAAGGACGACCGCGGCACCACGGTGAAGCTGGACGCGATCCCCGCGAACATCGTCGCCTTCACCGGCGTCGCCGCCGCCCTCTTCGACTACGGCATCCAGGTCAAGGGCGTCTTCGGCCCGACGAAGACCGCCGCGGGCAAGGCCGACGTCCAGGCCGGCGACATGGACGTCAGCAAGGTGACCGTCCTCGGCAACGTCTGGGACGAGTTCAACGTCGAGAAGTACGCGGCCCTCGCGCCCGACGTCCTCATCTCCACGACGTTCGACAGCGCCGGCACCCTCTGGTACGTCCCCGAGGCCTCCAAGGACAAGATCGCGAAGCTCGCCCCGAGCGTCGCCGTCTCGGTCTACGACCGTCAGCTGACCGCGCCGCTGCAGCGCATGTGGGAGCTGGCCGAGTCGCTCGGCGCCGACATGACGGCGACCGCGGTCACCGACGCGAAGAAGAAGTTCGAGGCCGCCGCGGCCCGGCTGCGCGCCGCCGCCAAGGCCAAGCCCGACATCAAGGTGATGGCCGGTTCCGCGAGCGCCGAGCTGTTCTACGTCTCCGGCACCGACCTCTCCGTCGACCTGGAGTACTTCAAGTCCCTCGGCGTGAACTTCGTCGAGCCGCCGGAGAGCGCCAAGGCCCAGGGTGGCGGCTGGTACGAGTCGCTGAGCTGGGAGAACGTCGACAAGTACCCGGCCGACATCATCATGATGGACGACCGCTCCTCGACCATCCAGCCCGCCGACATCACCGAGGCGACCTGGAAGAAGCTGCCCGCGGTGAAGGCCGGCCAGGTCATCGCGCGCTCGCCCGAGCCGATCCTGTCGTACGACAAGTGCGTGCCGCTGCTGGACGACCTCGCCGCCGCGCTGGAGAAGGCGAAGAAGGTTTCCTGACCCTCGGGCGGCTCGGGTGAACGCAGCCGGGCCACCCCTCCCCGCCGACAGGAGCACCCCCGTGACCACGGCCGTCGCCGCACCTTTCCGCTTCTTCTCGCTCCGGGTCGTACGGACCGGACGGCCCGGGTCGTCGCTCGTCCGGGTCACCTTCGCCGGGGAGGACCTCGAGCACTTCCTCTCCGACGGGCGCGACCAGTCGCTGTCGCTGTTCCTGCCCCACCCGGGGCAGGACGCGCCCGCCGTCCCCTATGGACTCGGGGAGGGCTGGTGGCAGGCGTGGCGTGAACTGCCGGACGGGGTGCGGGCGGTGATGCGGTCGTACACCCTGCGCGCCCTGCGCCGCGACGCGCTCGGCCGCACCCGGGAGATCGACATCGACTTCGTGCTGCACACCCCGGCCGGTCCCGCCTCCGCGTGGGCCTCCCGCGCGGCCGCCGGGGACCGGGTGGTGCTGCTCGGCCCGGCCGTGGCCGACAACCGGGCGATCCGGTTCCGGCCGCCGCACGACACCGACCTGGTGCTGCTGTGGGGCGACGAGAGCGCCTTGCCGGCTGTCGCGTCGATCCTGGAGTCCCTGCCGGCCGGGCAACGCGCCCGGGTGTGGCTGGAGACGCACGACGCGGGAAACGTACGGGAGTTGGCGACGGCGGCGGACGCCGAGGTCACCTGGTCGGTCGGGGAGGGCTCCGTCGACGCCGTGCGCGCCGCCCGGCTGCCGGCCGCGACGCGTCCGTACGTCTGGATCGCGGGCGAGTCGGGGTGCGTGAAGGCGCTGCGCCGGCACTTCGTCCAGGAGCGCGGCATCGACCGGCGCCGGGTCACCTTCGTCGGGTACTGGCGCCAGGGCATGAGCGAGGAGCAGCTCCGCGAGGCGGAGTAGGCGTCCCGGCGTCCCGGCGTCCCGGCGTCCCGACCACCGTGCCCGCGCGGACAGTTGCGCCGGGCACGGTCGTGATCACGGTCACGGCACAGGCACGACCTCGATCGCTCAACTTAGGTTAGGCTAACCTAAGTTGAATCCTCGATTCCGCCCCTTCGCCGTCCACCCGCGGACCCCGCCCCGTCCCCACCCCCGGAGGACCCCACCATGCGCTCGCACCTGCTCAATGACACGACCGCTGAGCGGTACCGCCGCTCCGTGACCGAAGGAGTCGAGCGGGTCGCCGCCAAACTGGCCACCATCCAGCGGCCGTTCACCGGCATCACGGTCGACGACCTCGCGCCCCGCATCGACGCCGTCGACCTCGACCGGCCCCTGGGCGACACCACCGCCGTACTCGACGAGCTGGAGGAGGTGTACCTCCGTGACGCGGTCTACTTCCACCACCCGCGCTACCTCGCCCACCTCAACTGCCCGGTCGTGATCCCCGCCGTGCTGGGCGAGGCGGTCCTGTCCGCCGTCAACTCCTCCCTGGACACCTGGGACCAGTCGGCGGGCGGCACCCTCATCGAGCGCAAGCTGATCGACTGGACGACCGCCCGCATCGGCCTCGGGCCCGCCGCCGACGGCGTGTTCACCTCCGGCGGCAGCCAGTCCAACCTCCAGGCACTGCTGCTCGCCCGCGAGGAGGCGAAGTCGGACTCCCCGGCGAGACTGCGCGTCTTCGCCTCCGACGTCGGCCACTTCAGCGTGAAGAAGTCCGCGAAGCTCCTGGGCCTCGAGCCGGACGCCGTGGTCTCCGTCCCCGTCGACCACGACAAGCGCATGCAGACGGTCGCGCTCGCCCGCGAGCTGGAGCGCTGCGAGCGGGCCGGACTCGTCCCGATGGCTGTCGTCGCCACCGCCGGCACCACCGACTTCGGCTCGATCGACCCGCTGCCCGAGATCGCCGAGCTGTGCCGGCAGTTCGGCGCGTGGATGCACGTCGACGCCGCGTACGGCTGCGGGCTGCTCGCCTCCGTGAAGCACCGGAACCGCATCGACGGCATCGAGCGCGCCGACTCCGTCACCGTCGACTACCACAAGTCCTTCTTCCAGCCCGTGAGTTCGTCCGCCGTGCTGGTGCGGGACGCGGCCACGCTGCGCCACGCCACCTACCACGCCGAGTACCTCAACCCGCGCCGCATGGTGGACGAGCGCATCCCCAACCAGGTCGACAAGTCCCTGCAGACCACCCGCCGGTTCGACGCGCTCAAGCTGTGGATGACCCTGCGGACCATGGGCGCCGACGGCATCGGCCGGCTCTTCGACGAGGTCTGCGACCTGGCCGCCGAAGGCTTCGACCTGCTGGCCGCCGACCCGCGCTACGACGTCGTGGTCCAGCCGTCGCTCTCCACCCTCGTCTTCCGCTACATCCCCGCCGCCGTCACCGACCCGGCCGCGATCGACCGGGCCAACCTGTACGCCCGCAAGGCCCTGTTCGCCTCCGGTGACGCCGTGGTCGCGGGCACCAAGGTCGGCGCCCGCAACTACCTGAAGTTCACCCTGCTCAACCCCGAGACGACGACCGACGACATCGGGGCCGTCCTCGACCTGATCGCCGGCCACGCCGAGCAGTACCTGGGAGACTCCCTTGACCGCGCTTCCTGAGCCCGAGCCCGCGCCCGTGACCCAGATCCACGACTTCGTGGGCATCGGGCTCGGCCCGTTCAACCTCGGCCTCGCCTGTCTGACCGAGCCGATCGACGCGCTCGACGGCGTCTTCCTGGAGTCCAAGCCGCACTTCGAGTGGCACTCCGGGATGTTCCTGGACGGCGCCCACCTGCAGACCCCGTTCATGTCGGACCTGGTCACGCTGGCCGACCCGACCTCCCCGTTCTCCTTCCTCAACTACCTGAAGGAGAAGGGCCGGCTCTACTCGTTCTACATCCGCGAGAACTTCTACCCGCTGCGCGTCGAGTACGACGACTACTGCCGCTGGGCCGCCGACCAGCTGAGCAGCGTGCGGTTCTCCACGACCGTCGCCGAGGTGACCTACGAGGACGAGCTGTACGTCGTACGGACGACCGCCGGCGAGGAGTTCCGCGCCCGTCACCTCGTCCTCGGCACCGGCACGCCGCCGTACGTCCCGGAGGTCTGCGCGGGACTGGGCGGCGACTTCACGCACAACTCACGCTATCTCCAGCACAGGGCGGAGCTGCAGAAGAAGGAGTCGATCACGCTCGTCGGCTCCGGCCAGTCGGCCGCCGAGATCTACTACGACCTGCTCAGCGAGATCGACGTCCACGGCTACCGGCTCAACTGGGTGACCCGCTCGCCGCGCTTCTTCCCGCTCGAGTACACCAAGCTCACCCTGGAGATGACCTCCCCCGAGTACGCCGACTACTTCCGCGAGCTGCCGGAGCAGACCCGCTACCGGCTCACGGCCGAGCAGAAGGGCCTCTTCAAGGGCATCGCCGGCGACCTCGTCGACGAGATCTTCGACCTGCTCTACCAGAAGAACCTCGGCGGCCCCGTCCCCACCCGGCTGCTCACCAACTCCTCGCTCACCGGGGCGTCCTACGCCGACGGCGCCTACACGCTGTCCTTCCGCCAGGAGGAGCAGGGCAAGGACTTCGAGCTGACCTCCCAGGGGCTCGTCCTCGCCACCGGCTACCGGTACGCCGAGCCGGAGTTCCTCGCGCCCGTCCGGGACCGGCTGCGCTACGACTCCCGGGGCAACTTCGACATCGGCCGCAACTACGCCGTCGACGTCACCGGCCGGGGCGTGTTCCTGCAGAACGCGGGCGTGCACACGCACAGCGTCACCTCGCCCGACCTCGGCATGGGCGCCTACCGCAACAGCTACCTCATCCGCGAGCTGCTCGGCAGCGAGTACTACCCCGTCGAGAAGACCATCGCGTTCCAGGAGTTCGGCGCATGAACACCGTCACCGGCACCGCCACGGCCCGCGCCACGGCCGCCTCCGCCGACACGGACGCCACCCCCACGGCCGCCGTCGGTCCGCTCTCCTTCCGTCCTCTCGACCCCCTCCGGGACGCCGGGCTGCTGCACCGCTGGGTCACGCACCCCAAAGCCGCGTACTGGATGATGCGGGAGGCGCGACTCGTCGACGTCGAGCGGGCTTACATGGAGATCGCGGCCGACGAGCACCACCACGCGCTGCTCGGCCTGCACGACGGCGAGCCCGCGTTCCTCATGGAGTACTACGACCCCCGCCACCGCGAGCTGGTCGGCCTGTACGAGCCGCAGCCCGGTGACGTCGGCATGCACTTCCTGGTCGCCCCCACCGACCGGCCCGTGCACGGGTTCACGCGCGCCGTCATCACCGCCGTCATGGCCCGTCTCTTCGAGGACCCGGCCGTCGCCCGCGTCGTCGTCGAACCGGACGTGTCCAACGAGGCCGTGCACGCGCTGAACGAGGCCGTCGGGTTCGTGGCCGAGCGGGAGATCCAGAAGCCGGAGAAGCCGGCGCTGCTCAGCTTCTGCACCCGCGAGCAGTTCGCCGCGGCCACGGGGGTGACGGCATGAGCCTCGCCGACGCCGTGTCCCACCTCTCCCCCGAACGCTGGGCTCAGGCCAACCGCCTGCTGGTCCGCAAGGCCCTCGCGGAGTTCGCGCACGAGCGCCTGATCACCCCCGACCTGATCACCCCCGAGAAGCAGGACGGCCGGTACGTCGTCCGAGGCGACGACGGGCTGACGGCCTACCGCTTCACCGCCGTCCGCCGCGCCCTGGACCACTGGCAGGTGGACGCCGGCTCGATCACCCGCACCCGCGACGGGGCCGAACTCCCGCTGGAGGCGTTGGACTTCTTCATCGAGCTGCAGAAGACGCTGGGCCTCAGCGACGCGATCCTGCCGGTCTACCTGGAGGAGATCTCCTCCACCCTCTCCTCCACCTGCTTCAAGCTGACCAAGCCGCAGGTCACGTCGGCGGAACTGGTCAGGAGCGGCTTCCAGGCCATCGAGACCGGGATGACGGAGGGACACCCCTGCTTCGTCGCCAACAACGGGCGGCTCGGCTTCGGCGTCCACGAGTACCTGTCGTACGCCCCGGAGACGGCGAGCCCGGTCCGGCTGGTGTGGCTGGCGGCCCACCGCTCACGGGCCGCGTTCACGGCCGGCGTCGGGATCTCGTACGAGTCGTTCGTGCGCGAGGAACTGGGCGAGGAGACGGTCGAGCGGTTCGACGGGATCCTGCGCGAGCGGAACCTCGACCCGTCGGACCACCTCCTCATCCCCGTCCACCCCTGGCAGTGGTGGAACAAGCTCTCCGTCACCTTCGCGGCCGAGATCGCCCGCGGGAACCTGGTGTGCCTCGGCGAGGGCGACGACGAATACCTGGCGCAGCAGTCCATCCGGACGTTCTTCAACCGCTCCCACCCCGAGAAGCACTACGTGAAGACGGCCCTGTCCGTGCTGAACATGGGCTTCATGCGGGGACTGTCGGCCGCCTACATGGAGGCGACGCCGGCCATCAACGACTGGCTGGCCCAGCTCATCGACAACGACCCGGTGCTGAAGGCGAGCGGCCTGTCGATCATCCGGGAGCGGGCCGCCGTCGGCTACCGGCACCTGGAGTACGAGGCCGCCACTGACCGCCACTCGCCTTACCGCAAGATGCTGGCCGCGCTGTGGCGCGAGAGCCCCGTGACCTCCCTCCGGGACGGCGAGTCGCTCGCGACCATGGCCGCTCTGGTCCACGTCGACCACGAGGGCAGGTCGGCGGCGGGCGCGCTGGTCGAGCAGTCCGGCCTGCGCCCCACCGCATGGCTGCGCGCCTACCTGGAGGCGTACTACACGCCGTTGCTGCACTGTTTCTACGCCTACGACCTGGTGTTCATGCCGCACGGCGAGAACACGATCCTGGTGCTGAAGGACGGGGTGGTGCAGCGGGCGGTCTACAAGGACATCGCCGAGGAGATCGCCGTCCTGGACCCGGACGCGGTGCTGCCGCCCGAGGTCCGGCGCATCCGCGTCGAGGTGCCCGACGACACGAAGCTGCTGTCCGTTTTCACCGACGTCTTCGACTGTTTCTTCCGTTTCCTCGCCGCCGGCCTGGCCGACGAGGGAATCCTGGAGGAGGACGGCTTCTGGCGCACGGTCGCCGAGGTCACCCGCGCCTACCAGGAGGCACACCCCGAACTGGCCGACCGGTTCCGCCAGTACGACCTGTTCGCCCCCGAGTTCGCCCTGTCCTGCCTCAACCGGCTCCAACTGCGCGACAACAGGCAGATGGTGGACCTGGCGGACCCGGCGGGCGCCCTCCAGCTGATCGGCACCCTGGAAAATCCCGTCGCGGGGTTCTGATCGGGCGCGCGGGCGCCCCCGGGTACGGTCCCCGGGGGCGCCCGTCGCCGCGTTTGGAAGAATCCCCCCATGGCGGAAATCATCCAGCGCGACGGAACATGGGTCTTCGACGGCGACGCCCTGCGGCTGACCCCGGGCCGGGACAAGAACGTCAGCCTGCTCCGCCGGACGCTGGGCGAACTCACCGTTCCCCTGGGCGCGTTGGCCGGCGTCTCGTTCGAGCAGGGCAAGAAGACCGGACGGCTCAGGCTTCGGCTGCGCGACGGCGCGGACCCCCTGCTGCACGCGACCGGCGGCCGGCTGACCGAACCGCACGACCCCTACCAGCTGACCGTCGAGTCCGACCGGTACGGCGTCGCCGAATACCTCGTGGACGAGGTGCGCCGGGCGCTGCTGCTCGACGGGGTCCCGGCCGGCCCGGTCCACGCCTATCTACTGCCCGGCCCCTCCGTGCCCCTGTCGGTCTCCGCCGGGGACGGCACCGCGGGCTTCGACGGTGAGCGGGTGCGCCTGGAGTGGAACTGGAAGACGGAGGAGTCCAAGTCCTCGGGCGGCGCCCGCAGTATCGGCGTCGCCGAGATCGAGGGCGTGGAGTGGCAGCCCGCGGTCGGTCTCGAGAACGGTTGCCTGCGTTTCCGGCTGCGGCACGCGCCGACGAAGGCGCCGGCCAAGTACGACCCCAACGCCGTGGAACTGTGGGGGTTCAAGAAGGACCCCCTGATGGCGCTCGTCGCCGCTGCCGTGCAGGCCCGGCTGCCCCACCCGGCCGCCGCCCCCGAGAACGCGCTGCCGCCGTCCACATCGTCCATGTCCTCCACGTCGTCGGCGTCGTCCGTGTCGTCCGTGTCGTCCGCGCCGGGCCTGCCGCCGGGGGCCGTGCCCTCGCCCGCGCCCGGCCCGGACCACGACGCCCTGCTGCGCCGACTGCGCGAGCTCGGCGAGCTGCACCGCGACGGCGTGCTGACGGACGACGAGTTCGCGCTGGCCAAGCAGGCGGTCCTGCACCGCATGTGACGCTCATAACACATCCCACGTTCCGCCAGGGGCTCCTCGCCCCACACCTGCCCGAAACCGGGCAGGTTTCTTGCGAAACCGGCTCTGGTACCCCAGGATCTACCGGGTGCACGACGAACTTGTTGATCACCTGACGCGTTCCACGCCCCTCCAGCGGGGCGAGGCGCTGCGGGTGATCCAGGATGTGCTCGCCTACTTCGACGAGACGACCGAGAACTACGTCCGTCGCCGCCACCGCGAGCTCCAGGCCCAGGGTCTGGTGAACGCGGAGATCTTCGGACAGATCGAGGCGGACCTGAAATACCGGGCGGTCGCACCGCCGGAGCTCTCGCTCCGACAGCTGCGGCGCATCGTCTACGGCTGATCGAAAGCTTGGGGATACCCTTATATGTGCGGAATCGTCGGATACATCGGCAAGCGCGACGTCGCGCCCCTGCTGCTGGAGGGACTGCAGCGCCTGGAGTACCGCGGGTACGACTCGGCGGGCATCGTCGTCACCTCCCCGAAGACGGCCGGCCTGAAGATGGTCAAGGCCAAGGGCCGGGTCCGTGACCTGGAGGCCAAGGTCCCGGCGCGCTTCAAGGGCACGACCGGCATCGCGCACACCCGCTGGGCCACCCACGGCGCCCCGTCCGACGTGAACGCCCACCCGCACATGTCGGCCGACCTCAAGGTCGCCGTCGTCCACAACGGCATCGTGGACAACGCCTCCGACCTGCGCAGGAAGCTCGAGGCCGACGGCGTCGAGTTCCTCTCCGAGACGGACACCGAGGTGCTCGTCCACCTCATCGCCCGCTCCCAGGCCGACAAGCTCGAGGACAAGGTCCGCGAGGCGCTGCGCGTGGTCGAGGGCACCTACGGCATCGCCGTCATGCACGCCGACTTCAACGACCGCATCGTCGTGGCCCGCAACGGCTCGCCGGTCGTCCTCGGCATCGGCGAGAAGGAGATGTTCGTCGCCTCGGACATCGCCGCGCTGGTCGCCCACACCCGTCAGATAGTCACCCTCGACGACGGCGAGATGGCCACCCTCAAGGCCGACGACTTCCGCACGTACACCACCGAGGGCACCCGCACCACGGCCGAGCCGACGACCGTCGAGTGGGAGGCCGCCTCCTACGACATGGGCGGCCACGACACCTACATGCACAAGGAGATCCACGAGCAGGCCGACGCCGTGGACCGCGTGCTGCGCGGCCGCATCGACGACCGCTTCTCCACCGTGCACCTCGGCGGCCTCAACCTGGACGCCCGCGAGGCTCGCCAGATCCGCCGCGTCAAGATCCTCGGCTGCGGCACCTCGTACCACGCGGGCATGATCGGCGCCCAGATGATCGAGGAGCTGGCCCGCATCCCCGCGGACGCCGAGCCCGCCTCCGAGTTCCGCTACCGCAACGCGGTCGTGGACCCCGACACCCTGTACATCGCCGTCTCGCAGTCCGGTGAGACGTACGACGTGCTGGCCGCCGTGCAGGAACTGAAGCGCAAGGGCGCCCGGGTGCTGGGCATGGTCAACGTGGTCGGCTCGGCGATCGCCCGCGAGGCGGACGGCGGCGTGTACGTGCACGCGGGCCCCGAGGTCTGCGTCGTCTCGACGAAGTGCTTCACCAACACCACCGTGGCGTTCGCGCTGCTCGCCCTGCACCTGGGCCGCACCCGCGACCTGTCGGTGCGCGACGGCAAGCGGATCATCGAGGGGCTGCGCAAGCTGCCGGGCCAGATCGCGGAGATCCTCTCCCAGGAGGAGGAGATCAAGAAGCTGGCCGAGGAGTTCGCCGAGGCCCGCTCGATGCTCTTCATCGGCCGCGTCCGGGGCTACCCGGTGGCCCGTGAGGCCTCCCTGAAGCTGAAGGAGGTCTCGTACATCCACGCCGAGGCCTACCCGGCCTCCGAGCTCAAGCACGGCCCGCTGGCCCTCATCGAGCCCGCCCTGCCGACGGTCGCGATCGTCCCGAACGACGACCTGCTGGAGAAGAACCGCGCGGCACTGGAGGAGATCAAGGCCCGCAGCGGCCGGATCCTCGCGGTGGCCCACGAGTGCCAGGAGAAGGCCGACCAGACGATCGTCGTCCCGAAGAACGAGGACGAGCTCGACCCGATCCTGATGGGCATCCCGCTCCAGCTCCTCGCCTACTACACGGCGAAGGCGCTCGGCCGGGACATCGACAAGCCCCGCAACCTCGCCAAGTCGGTGACGGTCGAGTAGCCGAGCCGAACCCGACCACGAACCCGGACACGAACCCGGGCCCGGACCCCGAGCGGCCCCCCGCGTGCGCCACCTGCACGCGGGGGGCCGTTCTCGCGCCGGGGACGCCCGCATCCCCGGCGCCGGCTGCCGGTCAGCCCGCGGCCGTCACTCCGGGGCGGGCAGCGCGTCGGGAGAACGCGGTGGGCCAGTGGGCCAGCGCCGCCGTCGCCGCGTACCAGGCGACCGCGCCCGCCGCGACGGCGAACCAGCCGCCCGCCTTGGTGAGACCGTCGCTGTCGGCGAACCGGGCGACGGCCATCAGCACCAGCCCGGCGCAGAACAACCCGTAGGCGCCCTGGCCGAGTTGGTCGCCGCCGGCGAGGGTCAGCGAGAGCGCCACGAGGGCGAACAGGAGCAGGAAGAGCCCCGCCGCGTTGTCGGAGATCTGGGTTCCGGCGGAGACGGCCCAGGTGAACCAGAAGGCGCCGAGGACGGTGTAGGCGGTGCCGGTGGCCGAGTCACGGTCCCGGAGGGCGAACAGGCCGGCGACGAACAGTGCGACGCCGCCGATGTAGTGGGCGATCGATACGGCGTCCGCAGCCGTCACACCGTCGATGAGGTCGGTGTACCCGAGGCCGAAGGCCAACAGGGTGACACCCAGGGCGAGTCGGCCGGCGATCGTGGTGGTGCTGCTTCCCGCAGAGACGTCGTTGTCCACGGCGGGGCTCCCTTCAGGCATGTGCAGTTGTGTGAGCGATATATGCCCTTCACAAAGGCACAAACACCCCTACGCGTCAGTAGTTTCGCGCTGCGCGACACAAGGGGCGGGGGTACGGCCGGGGGTACCCACATCTCATCTCACCTGGGAGAAGGGCGAGTTACGGAATGACAACGACGGGTCGCTTCGCCCGCTTCGCGAGCCGCCCCGCGACGGAGCCGAAGATCCGCCCGACGAGGCCGTGCGTCGAGCCGACGACGATCGCGTCGGCCTCGTACTCCCGCCCCACCTCTTCGAGTTCGTGGCAGATGTCACCGCCGCGCTCGACCAGGATCCACGGCACCTCGGCGAGGTAGTCCGCGCACGCCAACTCCAGACCGAGCACCTCGGTGCGATGGTCCGGCACGTCGACGAAGACCGGCGGCTCACAGCCGGCCCACACCGTGGTGGGCAGCCGGTTGGCGACATGGACGATGATCAGCCCCGAGCCGGAGCGATGCGCCATGCCGATGGCGTACGCGAGAGCGCGCTCGCTGGACGTGGAGCCGTCGAAGCCGACGACCACGCCGTGCTTGAAGGCGGGATCGCAGGAATGACGTGCTTGTTCCGCCGCCAGGGGCTCGGCCGCCGTGGGATCGGCGACGGGCCGCTTACGGTCCGCTGGTTCGAAGAATTCGTGACCGGCCATGGCTGTCTCGGCGTATCGATCCTTATACGGGTGCGACGGCGGTGAGCGGCGGAGCTGTCCGGGAACGGTCTTCCCAACCCCGTACCCCCAAGGGTACGGCGGCACGCCTCCTGGGCCCAGAGCCCGCACACCCTCGGTGGGGGTTCCAGGGAGCATGCACGAGCGGACGCCCGTAACGCAATGGTTGCTGCCCCGTACAGGCGGTTTGCACAGAGTTCGCTCGCACCGGACGCGCCGCGGCAGTGACCGACGGCTCGAGCAGGCGTTGAACCCCTTGCACCGCCGCCCGCCCCACCGCCACCCGCCCCACCAACACCGGCCCCACGACCGGCCGCCCGCCCCACGACCGGCCGCCCGCCCGCCGCCGGCCACCCACGACCCGATCACCCGCCCGCCCCGCCTCCGACCGCCCCTCGTCCCGCTCTCCAGTCACGCCACCGCCGACCGCCAGTCACCCCGCCGCAGCCACCCCGCCGCCAGTCGCCAGTAGCCCGTCGCCCCGCCGTCCGGGAAGGAGCCCGCCCCGTGCCGTCGCCCCGCGTCCGCCCCGAGAACCGCCCCGGCGACGACCGGACCACCGACCTGATCCGCTGGGCGGCCTTCACCTGCGTCCTCGTCCCGGTGATCCTTCTCTGGTACGGGACGTCACTGGCCGGCACGACCGGAACCGCCGTCGGCCTCGCCGCCGTCACGGCCGTCTGCCGGCTGCTGCTGCGCCGGTCGGAGCGGTATCCGGCCCGGTCGCTCGCCGAGGAACAGGCGCCGCAGGCACACCACCGCGGGCGCCGCCAGCGGGCCGGATCGGGGTCGCACCGTGGCGGTCGTCACTCCGGGGGAAACTCACCGGTCGGTTGACCGGTTTTCACACATGGACCCGATTCTTTTCAGCCAACTTCCGGTCCGTGCGCTTCTCTTGCCGTAACTACCCCCCACCCCCCGTTCCACCTGCACGGAAAGGGTCTTCGGGGCCCTGCGCACCCTACGGGGATTGGCCACCACACCGAGGCGCACTTCCCTGCACGGCCCACGAGTGCAACGCTTCGTGATCGAATGCTTCACGCCAAGTTGCCATGTCGACAATCCGCCGGGTGGTGAACTGGCCACGCCGGCATTGTGCGACACGTTAGATTCGATCTTGACTGTCTACGGCGGGGGACTCGTGCAGGACCGAGGGGAAACGTGCAGGAGCGACAAGCCCGACAAGTTAGGGGCGCCGCGACCACCGAGGGGGGCTTAGCAGGATGAGCCACGACTCCACTGCCGCGCCGGAAGCCGCGGCCCGGAAGCTCTCCGGGCGACGCCGCAAGGAGATCGTCGCGGTGCTGCTGTTCAGCGGCGGCCCCATTTTCGAGAGTTCCATTCCGCTGTCGGTGTTCGGGATTGACCGCCAGGACGCCGGCGTGCCGCGCTACCGCTTGCTGGTGTGCGGCGGCGAAGAAGGCCCGCTGCGGACCACA
It includes:
- a CDS encoding IucA/IucC family protein, with amino-acid sequence MSLADAVSHLSPERWAQANRLLVRKALAEFAHERLITPDLITPEKQDGRYVVRGDDGLTAYRFTAVRRALDHWQVDAGSITRTRDGAELPLEALDFFIELQKTLGLSDAILPVYLEEISSTLSSTCFKLTKPQVTSAELVRSGFQAIETGMTEGHPCFVANNGRLGFGVHEYLSYAPETASPVRLVWLAAHRSRAAFTAGVGISYESFVREELGEETVERFDGILRERNLDPSDHLLIPVHPWQWWNKLSVTFAAEIARGNLVCLGEGDDEYLAQQSIRTFFNRSHPEKHYVKTALSVLNMGFMRGLSAAYMEATPAINDWLAQLIDNDPVLKASGLSIIRERAAVGYRHLEYEAATDRHSPYRKMLAALWRESPVTSLRDGESLATMAALVHVDHEGRSAAGALVEQSGLRPTAWLRAYLEAYYTPLLHCFYAYDLVFMPHGENTILVLKDGVVQRAVYKDIAEEIAVLDPDAVLPPEVRRIRVEVPDDTKLLSVFTDVFDCFFRFLAAGLADEGILEEDGFWRTVAEVTRAYQEAHPELADRFRQYDLFAPEFALSCLNRLQLRDNRQMVDLADPAGALQLIGTLENPVAGF
- a CDS encoding DUF4429 domain-containing protein, which produces MAEIIQRDGTWVFDGDALRLTPGRDKNVSLLRRTLGELTVPLGALAGVSFEQGKKTGRLRLRLRDGADPLLHATGGRLTEPHDPYQLTVESDRYGVAEYLVDEVRRALLLDGVPAGPVHAYLLPGPSVPLSVSAGDGTAGFDGERVRLEWNWKTEESKSSGGARSIGVAEIEGVEWQPAVGLENGCLRFRLRHAPTKAPAKYDPNAVELWGFKKDPLMALVAAAVQARLPHPAAAPENALPPSTSSMSSTSSASSVSSVSSAPGLPPGAVPSPAPGPDHDALLRRLRELGELHRDGVLTDDEFALAKQAVLHRM
- the glmS gene encoding glutamine--fructose-6-phosphate transaminase (isomerizing), which produces MCGIVGYIGKRDVAPLLLEGLQRLEYRGYDSAGIVVTSPKTAGLKMVKAKGRVRDLEAKVPARFKGTTGIAHTRWATHGAPSDVNAHPHMSADLKVAVVHNGIVDNASDLRRKLEADGVEFLSETDTEVLVHLIARSQADKLEDKVREALRVVEGTYGIAVMHADFNDRIVVARNGSPVVLGIGEKEMFVASDIAALVAHTRQIVTLDDGEMATLKADDFRTYTTEGTRTTAEPTTVEWEAASYDMGGHDTYMHKEIHEQADAVDRVLRGRIDDRFSTVHLGGLNLDAREARQIRRVKILGCGTSYHAGMIGAQMIEELARIPADAEPASEFRYRNAVVDPDTLYIAVSQSGETYDVLAAVQELKRKGARVLGMVNVVGSAIAREADGGVYVHAGPEVCVVSTKCFTNTTVAFALLALHLGRTRDLSVRDGKRIIEGLRKLPGQIAEILSQEEEIKKLAEEFAEARSMLFIGRVRGYPVAREASLKLKEVSYIHAEAYPASELKHGPLALIEPALPTVAIVPNDDLLEKNRAALEEIKARSGRILAVAHECQEKADQTIVVPKNEDELDPILMGIPLQLLAYYTAKALGRDIDKPRNLAKSVTVE
- a CDS encoding GPR1/FUN34/YaaH family transporter, whose protein sequence is MDNDVSAGSSTTTIAGRLALGVTLLAFGLGYTDLIDGVTAADAVSIAHYIGGVALFVAGLFALRDRDSATGTAYTVLGAFWFTWAVSAGTQISDNAAGLFLLLFALVALSLTLAGGDQLGQGAYGLFCAGLVLMAVARFADSDGLTKAGGWFAVAAGAVAWYAATAALAHWPTAFSRRAARPGVTAAG
- a CDS encoding universal stress protein is translated as MAGHEFFEPADRKRPVADPTAAEPLAAEQARHSCDPAFKHGVVVGFDGSTSSERALAYAIGMAHRSGSGLIIVHVANRLPTTVWAGCEPPVFVDVPDHRTEVLGLELACADYLAEVPWILVERGGDICHELEEVGREYEADAIVVGSTHGLVGRIFGSVAGRLAKRAKRPVVVIP